The DNA window gctattcccatttgtttcgagctatggtcgagttgtgttgtttttcccctttcttccccgcttctttaatcctcccctagtcgcgatcaaccgtgttttctatccttagaaaatgcgggcgtgacaaaacCCTTCCCTCTGGTAACCTACCGCTCAAACCGATTTAGCCCGATGTGGAGACGGTTGTTTAAAGTAGGAAGCCTTTGTCGGGAGCAGGTTCGGTGGGTTCTGGGGAATGGTGAGATCAGTGTTTGGTATGATTCCTGGGTGCTGAGTACGCCACTTGTAGAGATGTGTGACCCAGGTGTGGTTAGTTCCACATTAAAGGTTAAGGATTTATGGTTGGATGATCATTGGAATGAGGAGGGACTCTGGATTCTGGCAGAGGAGGCGGGGTTACCGGATAGAGTTATTGATAAGATCTTGCAAATCACGTTTGATGGAAGGAGTAGAGATGTGGGAAGATGGAAACTTACAGGAAATAGGGATTTTTCCCTGGCATCAGCATGGAATCTGGTGCGGGATAGAGGTGAGAGGCGGTTGATCCATAGTCTGGTCTGGGGGATATGTATTGGCCCATCAATTTCCTTGTTCCTTTGGCGTCTCTTGTCGAACAGAATCCCGGTGGATATGAAGATGCAGTGGAGGGGGATTACGCTTTCTTCGAAATGTAGATGCTGTGAGAAGTCTCTAGTGGAATTAAGATTACATTTGTTTGTCAATGGTGAAGCGACTAGGAGGGTCTGGAACCACTTTGCAGAATGGTTCCCTCAGGTGCCTCCGTTTGGTGAGATTGGGGAAAATTTGGAATTGAGATTCAGATGGTGGCAGAGGTCCATGGCGTTAATTCTAATCAGCACGTGGCTGTGATCCTCCCTTGTTTAATCCTTTGGTTTATCTGGACAGAACGCAATGAAAATGTTCACAGGGATAAGGCTTTTGATGTGGCAAATGTGATCAAGAGAGTTAATGTGAAGTTGAGGCATTTGGTTGTGGCCAAGTTACTAGGACCTGAACATTGGAAATATTGTAGTCCTAAGCTGGATGAGATGGTGAGTAGGGATCCGAAGGTGCGAAGGAAGAAGGTGGGTAGGGTATAGTGGCGACCACCGGACCCCCTGTGGATAAAAATCAATGTAGATGGTGCTTTCAAGCAGCTTCCTCAACGGGCAGGGGGAGGAGGGGTGCTTAGAGATAGTGAGGGGGAGATCCTTGCCGCCTTTGCTGCTGATCTGGATGTCGGGTCAGGGCTGGAGGCTGAAGCCATGGCATTGATGATAGGCGTGAGGCTTGCGAAGCAACATAGCAACCgtatctggattgagtcagattcGGAAACAGTGGTCCGGTGGCTTCACACAGGCCATCTTGGCCCGGCTGAAATATGTAATGTTTTGGCTAGAGTAAGGAAAGAACTGGAGGGTTGCGTTTGGAGAATCTCCCATATTTTTAGAGAAGGGAATAAGGtagcagattttcttgcaggcTTGAGCCTGCAGGCTGGTGCGATCCAGTACTACACAAGGGGCTCGTCGCCAGCTCGTGTAAAGGCTTTATGTAGATTGGAGCAGTTGGGAATGCCAAATTTCCGGTTTTGATGATGCGGGTGGAGATGGGGTTTGCTGTGTAGGTGCTTTAAGGCTGGCCGAAATTTTTTGTTTGATGTTGCAGGGGGTTCAATGCTATGCAGGTGGAGATGTGAGAGGGGATGATGAACAGGAAGTTATCTGCTGGTGGAGGGGATGATGAACAGGAAGTTATCTGCTAGTTCAAGCACAGGCACATATCCTTGGACCAGATGGTTTTTTGCTTTAGATTGGATAGCTTATTTTCTGCCTTCCTTTGTTTTTGTTGATAGTAGTTTGTTGCCTTTGTGTGACTGTCCACTTTTGGGATAGTTGGTATATAAACTTTTCATTTCGATGATATATAGGGGATGAGGAACCAActcaaccctccaccgtgaaggtgttcgataaaaaaaaaagtaaacaatttcaatccaaatgacctacaaactttcacaatacgatctttgttaggtactaaacgaaataaaaataggatcattttggcatagaaatgtcatatcgtataagcttattttataacactactctttatattttggtttacttggccagcaagtaaaccatttcaatccaaatgacctacaaactttcattatacaatctttgttaggtactaaatgacataaaaaataggatcttttggtcattacaacatcatagaaatgtcataacgtataagcttattttgaaacataactctttatatttgggattacttggccaacaagtaaaccatttcaatccaaatgacctacaaactttcattatacaatctttgttaggtactaaatgacataaaaaataggatcttttggtcattacaacatcatagaaatgtcataacgtataagcttattttgaaacataactctttatatttg is part of the Salvia splendens isolate huo1 chromosome 6, SspV2, whole genome shotgun sequence genome and encodes:
- the LOC121808983 gene encoding uncharacterized protein LOC121808983, whose product is MWRRLFKVGSLCREQVRWVLGNGEISVWYDSWVLSTPLVEMCDPGVVSSTLKVKDLWLDDHWNEEGLWILAEEAGLPDRVIDKILQITFDGRSRDVGRWKLTGNRDFSLASAWNLVRDRGERRLIHSLVWGICIGPSISLFLWRLLSNRIPVDMKMQWRGITLSSKCRCCEKSLVELRLHLFVNGEATRRVWNHFAEWFPQVPPFERNENVHRDKAFDVANVIKRVNVKLRHLVVAKLLGPEHWKYCSPKLDEMVSRDPKLPQRAGGGGVLRDSEGEILAAFAADLDVGSGLEAEAMALMIGVRLAKQHSNRIWIESDSETVVRWLHTGHLGPAEICNVLARVRKELEGCVWRISHIFREGNKVADFLAGLSLQAGAIQYYTRGSSPARVKALCRLEQLGMPNFRF